Genomic window (Pseudomonas hydrolytica):
GCCATCGACCTGCTCACCGGCAAAGCCGGCGCCGAGCGCCTTCTGCGCCAGGGTCGGCGCACCGCACTGGATGCGCCGCGGCACCGAGATGGCCCACTGGTTGTTGTTGACCACGAACACCACCGGCAATTGCCAGGCGCCGGCGACGTTGAGCGCCTCGAGAAAGTCGCCCTTGCTGGTGGCGCCGTCGCCGCAGGTGGTCACCGCCACGCGGTGCTGACCGCGGATCTTGAACGCGCTGGCCACGCCACAGGCATGCAGGGCCTGGGTGGCGATGGGCACGCAGAGCGGGAAGTCCTCGGCCACCGCCGGGTCGACATAGGCGCTGCCGCGCTCGTCGCCGCCCCAATAGAGCAGGATCTCCTCCATGCGCACGCCGCGCATCACCTGCACCGCGGTGTCGCGGTAATAAGGCACCAGCACGTCGTCGGCCTGCATGGTCGCGCCGATGGCCACACCGATGGCCTCCTGGCCGATGGTCGGCGCGTAGGTACCAATGCGCCCGGTGCGCTGCAGCGCCACCGCCTTCTGGTCGAACAGGCGGGTCAGCAGCATCTGCCGGTACAGACGGATGAGCAGGTCGAAGTCGTCGCTCCAGGCCGGCAGCTCGGCACAGGGCGCACCGTCGGGCGCCAGATAACGGGTATGGGGTAACTTCAGCTTGTCGGGCATGGCAATCTCCTCGGCATCTTGTGGACACCTTGTTGACCCCGGGCTCGTGACCTGGGGAATGCGCGCCGTCCTGCGGGTAGGCCGGACGAACGCCCGGGCCTCAGGGCCCGTAAAGCAGACGCTCGGCCAGGCTGTCGGCGACTCGCGCCGGCGAGCGCTTGTCGGCCTGGGCGTGGGCGTAGATTTCCGTCAGACGCAGGCTGATCTGCGCCAGGTGGGCGGTGATCGCCGCCAGTTCCTCGCCGCGATGACGCAGCGCCACGTAGATCAGCCCTCCGGCGTTGAGCACGTAGTCCGGCGCATAGAGAATGCCGCGCGCCTCCAGCTCGTCGGCGATCTCCGGGCTGGCCAGCTGGTTGTTGGCCGCCCCGGCCACCGCGGCGCAGCGCAGCTGGCCGACGGTCTGTGCGTTGAGCACGCCGCCCAGACCGCAGGGCGCGAGGATGTCGCAGGGCGTGGTGAGCAGCGCCTCGCTGGCGATCGGGTGAGCGCCGAGCTGCTCCACCGCCAGCTGCACCCGGCCGGGGTCGAGGTCGCTGACCAGCAGCTCGGCACCGGCCGCGTGCAGCTCCTCGGCCAGGGCGTAACCGACGTTGCCAAGGCCCTGGATGGCGATGCGCAGCCCCTCCAGGTCATCGCTGCCGAGGCGCGCCTGGGCGGTGGCCCGTATGCCGGCGAACACCCCCAGCGCGGTATGCGGCGACGGGTCGCCCTCACTGGTGGTGCTGGTGGCGTGGCGGGTGTGCTGGGCGATGCAGTCCATGTCGAGGCTGGAGGTGCCGCTGTCCATGGCGGTGATGTAGTGACCGCCCAGCGTCTCGATGAAGCGCCCGAAGGCCTCGAACAGCGCCGCACGATTGGCGACATGCGGCGGGCGGATGATCACCGCCTTGCCGCCGCCGTGATCGATGCCGGCCAGGGCGGCCTTGTAGCTCATGCCCTGGGCCAGGCGCGCGGCATCGCGGATGGCACTCTGCTCGTCGGGGTAGGCCAGATAACGGCAGCCGCCGAGAGCCGGCCCGAGTCGGGTGTTGTGAATGGCGATGACGGCCTTGAGGCCGGTGGCCGGATCCTGGGCCAGGTGCAGGGCCTCGAGGCGGGCGGCTTCCATCATGCTGAACATGGGCTCGCTCCCGGTCTGAGTTCAGGACTGAGTATAGGTGACCTGCACTGGACGGGAGCGACGCGTCGGACTACAAGAGCACAAGCCAATGGAGGAAGCCATGAGCCCACGCCAAGCCTGCCTGCAGTGCCTGCAACGCGATCCGCCCGCCCTGTTCGAAGCGGCGTTGTGGATCGCTGCGGAACATGATGCCCAGTTGCAACCGGCCAGGGTGCTCGACGAGCTGCAGGGGTTGCAGCTGCAGGTCAGCGCCGGCCTGCCCGCGCTGCCCGCCCGCGAGCTGGCCCAGCCGCTGCTGCGCCGCCTCGCCGAGCTGGACTATCAGGAAGATGACGAAGGCATGACGCGGCCGCAGCATGCCCTGCTGCACAAGGTGCTGCGCAACCGCCGCGGGCAACCGCTGGTACTGGCGCTGATCGCCCTGGAACTGGCGCGACGGCTGGATATTCCCCTGCAGGGGGTGAACTTCCCCGGCCACTTCCTGCTGCGCGTACCCGGCGCCGACCATCTGCTCGATCCCTGTGGCGGGCGCCGCCTGTACACCCGCGACTGTCGGGACCTGCTCCACCGCCAGCTCGGCCCGAATATCGAGCTGAGCGCAGCGCACCTGCAGACCGCCGACGCCCCTGCCATGCTGCAACGCCTGTCGCGCAATCTGCGCCTGCTGCACCTGCAGCACGATGATGCCCTGGCTGCGCTCAAGGATGCCGAGCGTGTCCTGCAGCTTGGCCCGCCAACCCTGGTCGATCACCTGGCTCGCGCCGATGTCTATCAGCAGCTGGAGTGCCCGCAGGGCGAACGCTACGACCTCGAACGCGCGCTGCTGTTCTGCGAAGACGAAGGCCTGCGCCTGCAATTGCAGCAGCGTTTGCGCGGTCTGGAAAGCGCAGCGGCATTGCACTGAAAAGCCTCTGCCCCGGGGGCTTCAGCAGGCATGCGAGATTTTCTCAGCCATCCCTTGAATTGCTTTTTCTTCAACTACACTGCGAAGAATTCGGCGCTCTGCCAGTACCTGGGTGCTGCCGATCAGGCACTGTTCTCATTCTGTGTGGGGATGAAGATGCGAAAGCTCCTTGGTATGTCGTTATTGGCGGCACTCATCGGGACTGCCGCATGTTCCAACACGCTGGTGGCGCCCGAGCAGTACTCGGGTTTCCTGCAAGATTACAGTCGTCTCAGCGAACAGCAGTCACCCTCCGGGGCAAAGGTGGCACGCTGGGTCGATCCGGATCTGCAGGTCGGTCGTTACAACCAGTTGTTGCTCGAGCCCAGTCAGTTCTACCCAACGCCCCAACCAAGTCCACGACTGTCGCAGGATACGCTGCAAGACATCACCCAGTATTTCGATGCGGCTCTGCGCCGCGAGCTGGGCAAGGTCATGCCGCTTACCGACACGCCTTCCGCCGGCACCCTGGTGCTGCGCCCGGCCATCACAGCCGTCTCGGCGTCCACTGAAGGCCTGCAACCCTACGAAGTCATTCCCATTGCCCTGATGGTGGCTGCCGCGAGCACGGCGGCCGGGACACGCGACCAACAGGTGGAGATCGCTACCGAGGCGGCGGTGATCGACGCGCAGAACAGCCGCGTCGTCGCACAGGTCGTGCGCAAGGGTACGGGCCTTAATCTGGAGAACGATCACCAGGTACTCAGCGTCGAGAACGTCAAGCCAGTGATTGATGGCTGGGCCAGCGATATGCGCCAGTCCATCGAGCAGCTCAGGGCGAAACGTTAGGACCAACTGCTCGGTACCGCCGCAAACCAGCCGAGCGGCACCGCCCAGACTGTCTTCTGAACGAATGATTCGGGGGCCGTATGCTGGACTACTTCGCCTTGGGTGTACTGATATTCGCCGCCGTGGTTCTGTTCTACGGCGTCATCGCGATTCATGACATTCCCTATGAGATCGCGGTGCATCGCAACCATCCGCAGCAGGATGCCATCCACGTGGCGGGCTGGATCAGCCTGTTCACCCTGCATGCGATTTGGCCGTTCCTGTGGATCTGGGCGACCCTCTACCGGGAGGATCGCGGCTGGGGCTTCGCCACCACGCCCAAGGTGGATCAGACGCGCCTGCAGCAGCTCGAACAACAGGTGGCCGAGCTCACCGCCCGCCTGGATGCACTGGAACGACCGGCCGCCGAAGCACCGTTCGAGGCGAGGGACTAAGCCATGGACCTGCTGCTGATACTGACCTACACCGCCATCTGCGTTGCCATCTTCAAGATATTCAGGATTCCGTTGAACAAGTGGACGGTGCCCACTGCAGTACTCGGCGGTATCGTGCTGATCGGCACGCTGATCTTCCTGATGAACTACAACCACCCCTATTCCGAGGTCACGCGCAGCTACTTCGCCAGCACCCCGATAGTGCCGGCCGTGAGTGGCCAGGTGATCGAGGTACCGGTACTCGGTAACCACATGCTGGAAAAGGGCGACGTGATCTTTCGCATCGACCCCACCCCCTTCGAAAATCGCGTGCGGTCTATCAAGGCCCAGTTGGTGTCGGCCAGGGGTGACCAGTTCCGCGCCAGTGAACTGGTCAAGCGCAATCTGGGCAACCGGCGCGACCTGGACATCACCACCGCTCGCGTGGACGACCTGCAGGCGCAGCTCAATATCGCCCAGTTCGAGTTGGACAACACGGTGGTGCGGGCACCATCGCGCGGCTATGTGACGCAGGTGGTGCTGCGCCCGGGTATCTACGCAACGAAGATGCCGCTGCGTCCTTCGGCGATCTTCGTGCCCCATGAGGACTACGCTTACGTTGCCTGGATGCGCCAGAACAGCCAGCTGCGTCTGACACCGGGCGACTCGGCTGAGATCGCTCTGGACGGCTTACCCGGCAAGGTTTTCCAGGCACGCGTCAAGCAGGTGCAACCCGTGATCGCCGAGGGGCAGGTGCAGCCGGGCGGCCATCTGATCGGCGTCACCGGCGCCATGCCGGCCGGACGCGTGCCGGTGGTGCTGGAGATTACCGACCCGGCCTTCGAACCCTTCAAGGACCTGATACCGGGCGGTGCCTATGGCCAAGCTGCACTCTACTCCGAGCACTTTCCCCACGTGGCGATTCTGCGCAAGGTGCTCCTGCGGATGGCTGCCTGGATGAATTACATATTCCCCTTCCACTGATGAGATTCGCCGGCGCCCCGATTGAGAGCGTGACGCCGCGCAACACAGACAGGAGCCCAACATGTTCGAGCCAGGCCATCTCAACCGCAAGAAGCAACCGGGGATACCCGGCGTCCCCGACTTCGATATCGACGTCTACTACGACGTACGTCATGACCCCAAAGAGGGTGTCCTGCTGCATTTCCGGATGACCGGCCAGGTTAACGGCCGAAGCTTCACCGACGAGTTTGAAATGCACCGCGATACCGCTTTCAACTTCGCCAGTCGCATAGCCAAGGCAGCGGTGAAACAGGGGCTGCCGGTGAATGCCAGCCCGATCATGCGCAGCCACAGCGAATACGACGCGATGTTCGCGGATATCCGCAGGAAGCTGGAGATCCGGACCGGTGAACCGGTGAACTTCGATAACCTGGAAAAAGACGGCTTCTAACGTCTCGTTCTGTGCCCACAGCCATCTATCTCAAGCGTGAGGAACGGATCATGGCCGAGACAGGCAGGAAGATGGGCCTTGTGGGCCTGACCACCCTGGTAGCGGTTAACATGATGGGCTCGGGCATCATCATGTTGCCTTCGAGCATGGCTCAGCTGGGCGCGGTTTCGTTGCTGTCGTGGCTAGTCACTGCGATCGGCTCGATGGCCATTGCCTACGGCTTCGCACAATGCGGCATCTATTGTCCGCGACCCGGCGGCATGTCTGCCTACAGCGAGGAGGCCCACGGCAAGTCCGCGTTCTTTCTGTGCTCCTATCTGTACTTTCTTTCCTTGGTGATCGGCAACGTGGCCATCGGCATTTCCGCCGTCGGCTACCTGACGCCCTTCTTTCCCTGGCTGGGCAGCGGAGCCGTGGCCGTGGTAGCCGGCACCATCGCTCTCATCTGGCTGACCATACTGGCCAATCTCGGCGGCCCCAGCCTCACCGGGCGCCTCGGTGCAGTGACCGTATGGGGGGTCATCATTCCCGTGGCGGGCCTGGGCCTGATCGGTTGGTTCTGGTTCGAGCCAAGCCTGTTCAGAGAAGCCTGGAACCCCAACGGTCTGCGCACCAGCGATGCCATCGCGCAAAGCATTCCGCTCACTCTGTGGGCGTTTCTCGGCATGGAGTCAGCGGCGCAGAACTCCGATGCAGTGGAAGATCCCAAGCGCAACGTGCCGCTCGCCTGCCTGTTCGGCACGCTCGGGGCCGCCGTGGTCTATGTGCTGTCAACCAGCGTGATTCAGGGCATCGTTCCCAACCCGGAACTGGCCAACTCCAGCGCGCCCTTCGCTCTGGTCTATGCACAGATGTTCAACGACAGCGTGGGCAACATCATCATGGCCCTGGCGGTGATGGCCTGTCTGGGCTCACTGCTGGGCTGGCAGTTCACCCTGGCACAGACGGCCAAGGTCACCGCGGAACAAGGCATGTTCCCTAAGCTGTTCACCCGGGTCAGCGCCCGCAACGCGCCCCTACTCGGCCTGCTTTTCTGCGGCGTCCTGCAGACCCTGATCGCGTTGTCGACCATCTCGCCCAATGCGAGCGCACAGTTCAACAAGCTCGTCGGCCTGGCTGCAGTGACCAACATCATCCCCTACATCACCTCCCTGACCGGCCTGTTGGTGATCATGTACAAGGCCCAGGTCGAGCCGCGCATCTTCCGCCGCAACGGAGCGATTCTGCTGGTGGCCATGCTGTACTGCTTTTATGCCCTGTATGCCTCGGGCCTGGAGGCGGTGTTCGGTGCGGCACTGGTGATGGTGGTCGGGTATCTGCTGTTCGGCAGTATCGCCAAACGCTTCGTCGGCACCCTGGACAACCTTGGCCGGCCATAGGAGCAGCCAGCATGCCTATTCCATATCTGGCGCGATTACTGTTTCTTTGCGCATGGCTGCCGGTCGCGGCGAACGCCACCACCCTGGAACGTATCCGTGAGGAGGGTCAGTTCGTGCTGGGCTTCGTGCCCGGCAACCTGCCCTTCTCCGATGGCGATGCCGCGCAGGCAAGCGGCTATTCCATCGATCTATGCCGTCATGTCGCCAGCCTGGTGAAGCAACAGTTGGCCCTCCCGGAGCTGCCTGTACGCTATCGGCCCCTCACGCCCCTGGATATGCTCGATGCGGTAACGGACGGAAAGGTCGACATTCTCTGCGCCCCCGTGGTGGAGAGTCTGGAGCGCCGTCGCCGGGTCAGCTTCTCCCTGCCGATCTTCACCGCCGGCCTGGGCATCCTGGTCCGCCAGGATGCGCCCGCGTCCCTGATGCTTCCCCTCAAGGGCGAGCCGGCTCACAGTGGCCCTACCTGGCGCGCCACCATCAACCGTGGCCTGAACCGCCATCGCTTCGCCGTGCTCAAGGGTACGGTCAGCGTGGACTGGGCGCGCACGCGCATTCGCCAACTCGGCCTGCAATCCGAACTGGTCGAGGTGGACAGCAATCGGGAGGGAGTCGAGCAGGTCGTCACCCGGCAGGTCGACGCGTTCTTCGCCGATAGCCTGGTTCTGCTCAACTATCAGGCGCAACATCCCCAGGGCGCACAGTTATGGGTTCCGGAGCGGTTGTTCGCTGTGGAATCGGTGGCCATGCCGCTTGCCCGTGATGACGAGGACTTCCGCCTGCTGGTGGATACCGCGCTCAGCAGACTGAACCGCTCCGAGGAAGGCGAAGCGCTCTATCGCAGTTATTTCGGTGAGCTCAGCGAGCAGAGTCGGCTGATGTTGCGGCTCAATTCGCGCCCCTGAACGAAGGCTCAGGCCGAGGCCGCCATGCTGTGGAAGCTGAAGTAGTAGCGCAGGGCATCGACCATTTCCACGTAGTCGGCCGGCGGCGCCACCAGGGCGAAGCCGGAGTCGTAGCTGCCGGGGGTGACATCTTCGCGGCACCACTGGCAGGTGGCGGAAAAGTCGATGAAATGCATGCCCTGCTGACCGGGAATCTTCAGGCGCATGTCGAAGCGCGCCCCCACCAGGAGCGGCAGCTGACTGATGAGCATCAGGCCGTCCAGGGAGACATTGCCGATGGAGCCCATCGGTTTGTCGGTGATGCGGTTGAACACCTTCAGGTAGTAGGGCAACTGATGGCGTTCGATTCGACGTTGACTAGGCATGCTGGCGAATCGCTACAAGGGGTCTTGAGTATGGCGCGCCTGCGGCCGCTTAACCAGCCTCAGCTACAACGCTCGGCGATGCGCGCCCGTAACTGGCGACGAGCGGCGTCGGTCTCTTCATCACTGAAATAAATACGCTCGCCATTGCTGCCCTCGCGGTAATAGCGATTGCCCTCCGGCATCTGCGCCAGGCGCGTGCGCAACTCGCGGCATTCGCTGGCGCGCGCCTCGCGCTGCGATGCCGCGGCGGCAGCGGCCTGCTGCTGCTCCTCGCGACGCGCCTCGTAGAAGCGCTGGCTGCGCGCCTCACGCTCACGCGTGTGCGAATCGCGCTTGATCACCTGGGGCTTCACCTCGACCGGCTCGGCCCCGGCCACCGGGCGCTGGCCGAAATGCACCCGGCCCTGCTCGTCGGTCCAGCGATAGATTTCCGCGGCTGCCAGCGTCGGCAGCATCCAGGCGATCAGCAACAGGCCACGCATGTTCATCCTCCGTGAGAGACAGCGTCAGCTTATACCGCGGCGCAGGCCCGGGAAACGGCCCTGACCGGTGGCTTACAAGGCGGCGGGGCTGGCCTTGGCCGGCTCGATCGGACGATGATGGCCAAGCTGCTCCAGCGTCTGCAGACGGGCACGGGCGCGGTAGGCGTATTCGCTGGCCGGGTAACGGCTGATGATGAACTGATAGGTCTGCGCCGCGTCGACGAACAGGCTCTCGCGCTCCAGGCACTGGCCGCGCAGCAGCGAGATTTCCGGTTGCAGATAGCTGCGCGAGCGGCTCTTGCGCTCGGCCTGCGACAGCTCCAGGGCGACGCGCGCGCAGTCGCCGTCTTCATAGGCGCGATAGGCATTGTTCAGATGATGGTCGAGCGACCAACGGGTACAACCCGTGGCAACCAGTGCCACGGCCAGGATGATCAGGGTTCGCATGGGCAGTTCCTCCGCTGAGCAGTGTATCGACAGCCAGGTGAAAAACTGAACAGCGACAAACCTCCGTTGGGTTTTGCCCGTTGCGCCTTGGCGCGGTCCCGCTGCGCTGACTAGACTGCGCGGCACCGGCCCGTTCCGGCCAAGGAGCCCGCATGCCGTTCGCCCGCCTGCTTCCCCTCGTCATCGGCGCCAGCCTGCTAGGCGCCTGCGCACCGACCACCCCGCTGTTCATCGCCCAGGTCACCACCAACGAGCTGGTGGAATACAAGGCGTTGAAAACCAAGCGCATGACGGCCGCCATCGAGGACGAAGGCGACCTGCTCACCTACAGCGCCATGGCCATCCGCGACGCCCATAGCGACAAGGCCGAGATGCTGTACCTGGAGGGCTACCGCGACCGCCAGCTGAGCGGCGAAGTGCGCGCCATCGCCCTGTACCAGATCGGCCTGATCTACATGAACCGCTTCAACGAGCAGCGCGACGACGCCAAGGCGCTCAACTACTTCTACCAGGTGCTCAACGAGTTTCCGGCCACCCAGGCGGCCAGCCGCTCCGAAGCGCGCATCGAGCTGATCCGTCAGCGCGGCGACGAGCCCATCCACAAGACCTCGCGCGAGCTGCTGGCGCACTGGCAGCCGAGTGACAACCTCGACCTGTACAAGCCCAGCCTCGACCCGGACATGACCCTGCTGTCGCGCCGCGCCGTGCTCAAGGGCCGGGTCGAAGAAGCCGAGCAGCTCTACCTGCTGGGCCTGGCCGATCCGCACGTACCCGCCGACATCAAGGAGAAGGCGCTGTATCAGCTGGCCCTGATGCACATGGCGGCGGACAACCCCAGGGCCGATCGCGACAAGGCCATCGCCTACCTGCGCCGCCTGCTGGTGCAGTACCCCAACGGCGAGCTCAACGCCAAGGCCGCCCGCCATCTGGATCTGGCCCTGAACCCGACGCAGCGCTGATCCACATCAATGCCGATGGCCGCGTCCTGGTCTGTAATTCAAAAACACCCCCAGGCGAGGCCACTGCCATGAAACTCGAACGACTGCTGGTCGTCATCGACGCCGAGCATGACCGCCAACCCGCCCTGCAGCGCGCCGCCGAGCTGGCCGGCAGAACCGGCGCGAAGCTGCACCTGCTGCAGGTCGAATACCACCCCAGCCTCGAAGGCGGCCTGCTGGACAGCCACCTGCTCGCCCGCGCACGCGATGCCATGCGCGAGGAGCGCCACGCTGAGCTGACCGCCAGGGTCGCCGATCTGCGCGAGGCCGGCCTCGATATCGAAGTGGAAGTACGCTGGGGCAAGCGCCGCCATGAGGAAGTGCTCGCCCGCATCGCCGTGCTGCAGCCCGACGTGGTGTTCAAGTCGACCCATCCCAGCAGCGCCCTGCGCCGCCTGCTGCTGAGCGATACCAGCTGGCAGCTGATCCGCCGCTGTCCGGTGCCGCTGTGGCTGGTGCACGAGGGCCCGTGGCGTGGCCGGCGTCTGTGTGCGGCGCTCGACCCGCTGCACAGCGCGGACAAGCCGGCGGCGCTGGACCACCAGCTGATCGGCGTCAGCCTGGAGCTGCAGCGCCAGCTGGGCCTGCAGCCCCACTACCTGCACAGCCTGGCGCCACTGCCGCGCTCGCTGCTGTTCGATGCCGAGGTAGCCCAGGAGTACGACAACTACGTGGCCCAGTGCGCCCGCGAGCACCGCGATGCGTTCGACAAGCTCATCGCCCAGTACCCCATCGCCCCGGCGCAGACCCATCTGCTGGAAGGCTTCGCCGAAGAGGTGATCCCGCGCTTCGTGCAGGAGCAGGCCATCGACCTGCTGCTGATGGGCGCCATCGCCCGCGGTCATCTGGACAGCCTGCTCATCGGCCATACCGCGGAGCGCGTGCTGGAACGCATCGAGTGCGATCTGCTGGTGATCAAACCCAACGGCAAAGGGTAGTGCACGGGAACAATGACTACAGCGAAAGGCCGTAGTAGCCTCCCCGGCAATCGTTGACTAGGGAGTTCGTGCATGACCTTTCGCCGCACCAAAATCGTCG
Coding sequences:
- the pdhA gene encoding pyruvate dehydrogenase (acetyl-transferring) E1 component subunit alpha, with amino-acid sequence MPDKLKLPHTRYLAPDGAPCAELPAWSDDFDLLIRLYRQMLLTRLFDQKAVALQRTGRIGTYAPTIGQEAIGVAIGATMQADDVLVPYYRDTAVQVMRGVRMEEILLYWGGDERGSAYVDPAVAEDFPLCVPIATQALHACGVASAFKIRGQHRVAVTTCGDGATSKGDFLEALNVAGAWQLPVVFVVNNNQWAISVPRRIQCGAPTLAQKALGAGFAGEQVDGNDVLAVYDRMQVALERARQGKGPTLIECLSYRLGDHTTADDATRYRPAEEVKQAWQEEPVARLQAFLVRQGVWNAQREQALVGECQAEVQRAVEAFEATTPAPVEDALEHVYGKWPQALAEQREWLRERAARREVDHE
- a CDS encoding Leu/Phe/Val dehydrogenase — encoded protein: MFSMMEAARLEALHLAQDPATGLKAVIAIHNTRLGPALGGCRYLAYPDEQSAIRDAARLAQGMSYKAALAGIDHGGGKAVIIRPPHVANRAALFEAFGRFIETLGGHYITAMDSGTSSLDMDCIAQHTRHATSTTSEGDPSPHTALGVFAGIRATAQARLGSDDLEGLRIAIQGLGNVGYALAEELHAAGAELLVSDLDPGRVQLAVEQLGAHPIASEALLTTPCDILAPCGLGGVLNAQTVGQLRCAAVAGAANNQLASPEIADELEARGILYAPDYVLNAGGLIYVALRHRGEELAAITAHLAQISLRLTEIYAHAQADKRSPARVADSLAERLLYGP
- a CDS encoding SirB1 family protein is translated as MSPRQACLQCLQRDPPALFEAALWIAAEHDAQLQPARVLDELQGLQLQVSAGLPALPARELAQPLLRRLAELDYQEDDEGMTRPQHALLHKVLRNRRGQPLVLALIALELARRLDIPLQGVNFPGHFLLRVPGADHLLDPCGGRRLYTRDCRDLLHRQLGPNIELSAAHLQTADAPAMLQRLSRNLRLLHLQHDDALAALKDAERVLQLGPPTLVDHLARADVYQQLECPQGERYDLERALLFCEDEGLRLQLQQRLRGLESAAALH
- a CDS encoding DUF3313 domain-containing protein, whose product is MRKLLGMSLLAALIGTAACSNTLVAPEQYSGFLQDYSRLSEQQSPSGAKVARWVDPDLQVGRYNQLLLEPSQFYPTPQPSPRLSQDTLQDITQYFDAALRRELGKVMPLTDTPSAGTLVLRPAITAVSASTEGLQPYEVIPIALMVAAASTAAGTRDQQVEIATEAAVIDAQNSRVVAQVVRKGTGLNLENDHQVLSVENVKPVIDGWASDMRQSIEQLRAKR
- a CDS encoding DUF3302 domain-containing protein encodes the protein MLDYFALGVLIFAAVVLFYGVIAIHDIPYEIAVHRNHPQQDAIHVAGWISLFTLHAIWPFLWIWATLYREDRGWGFATTPKVDQTRLQQLEQQVAELTARLDALERPAAEAPFEARD
- a CDS encoding HlyD family secretion protein, which encodes MDLLLILTYTAICVAIFKIFRIPLNKWTVPTAVLGGIVLIGTLIFLMNYNHPYSEVTRSYFASTPIVPAVSGQVIEVPVLGNHMLEKGDVIFRIDPTPFENRVRSIKAQLVSARGDQFRASELVKRNLGNRRDLDITTARVDDLQAQLNIAQFELDNTVVRAPSRGYVTQVVLRPGIYATKMPLRPSAIFVPHEDYAYVAWMRQNSQLRLTPGDSAEIALDGLPGKVFQARVKQVQPVIAEGQVQPGGHLIGVTGAMPAGRVPVVLEITDPAFEPFKDLIPGGAYGQAALYSEHFPHVAILRKVLLRMAAWMNYIFPFH
- a CDS encoding DUF5064 family protein; translation: MFEPGHLNRKKQPGIPGVPDFDIDVYYDVRHDPKEGVLLHFRMTGQVNGRSFTDEFEMHRDTAFNFASRIAKAAVKQGLPVNASPIMRSHSEYDAMFADIRRKLEIRTGEPVNFDNLEKDGF
- the potE gene encoding putrescine-ornithine antiporter, which codes for MAETGRKMGLVGLTTLVAVNMMGSGIIMLPSSMAQLGAVSLLSWLVTAIGSMAIAYGFAQCGIYCPRPGGMSAYSEEAHGKSAFFLCSYLYFLSLVIGNVAIGISAVGYLTPFFPWLGSGAVAVVAGTIALIWLTILANLGGPSLTGRLGAVTVWGVIIPVAGLGLIGWFWFEPSLFREAWNPNGLRTSDAIAQSIPLTLWAFLGMESAAQNSDAVEDPKRNVPLACLFGTLGAAVVYVLSTSVIQGIVPNPELANSSAPFALVYAQMFNDSVGNIIMALAVMACLGSLLGWQFTLAQTAKVTAEQGMFPKLFTRVSARNAPLLGLLFCGVLQTLIALSTISPNASAQFNKLVGLAAVTNIIPYITSLTGLLVIMYKAQVEPRIFRRNGAILLVAMLYCFYALYASGLEAVFGAALVMVVGYLLFGSIAKRFVGTLDNLGRP
- a CDS encoding amino acid ABC transporter substrate-binding protein, with product MPIPYLARLLFLCAWLPVAANATTLERIREEGQFVLGFVPGNLPFSDGDAAQASGYSIDLCRHVASLVKQQLALPELPVRYRPLTPLDMLDAVTDGKVDILCAPVVESLERRRRVSFSLPIFTAGLGILVRQDAPASLMLPLKGEPAHSGPTWRATINRGLNRHRFAVLKGTVSVDWARTRIRQLGLQSELVEVDSNREGVEQVVTRQVDAFFADSLVLLNYQAQHPQGAQLWVPERLFAVESVAMPLARDDEDFRLLVDTALSRLNRSEEGEALYRSYFGELSEQSRLMLRLNSRP
- a CDS encoding PilZ domain-containing protein, with product MPSQRRIERHQLPYYLKVFNRITDKPMGSIGNVSLDGLMLISQLPLLVGARFDMRLKIPGQQGMHFIDFSATCQWCREDVTPGSYDSGFALVAPPADYVEMVDALRYYFSFHSMAASA
- a CDS encoding DUF4124 domain-containing protein: MRGLLLIAWMLPTLAAAEIYRWTDEQGRVHFGQRPVAGAEPVEVKPQVIKRDSHTREREARSQRFYEARREEQQQAAAAAASQREARASECRELRTRLAQMPEGNRYYREGSNGERIYFSDEETDAARRQLRARIAERCS
- a CDS encoding tetratricopeptide repeat protein translates to MRTLIILAVALVATGCTRWSLDHHLNNAYRAYEDGDCARVALELSQAERKSRSRSYLQPEISLLRGQCLERESLFVDAAQTYQFIISRYPASEYAYRARARLQTLEQLGHHRPIEPAKASPAAL
- a CDS encoding tetratricopeptide repeat protein codes for the protein MPFARLLPLVIGASLLGACAPTTPLFIAQVTTNELVEYKALKTKRMTAAIEDEGDLLTYSAMAIRDAHSDKAEMLYLEGYRDRQLSGEVRAIALYQIGLIYMNRFNEQRDDAKALNYFYQVLNEFPATQAASRSEARIELIRQRGDEPIHKTSRELLAHWQPSDNLDLYKPSLDPDMTLLSRRAVLKGRVEEAEQLYLLGLADPHVPADIKEKALYQLALMHMAADNPRADRDKAIAYLRRLLVQYPNGELNAKAARHLDLALNPTQR
- a CDS encoding universal stress protein encodes the protein MKLERLLVVIDAEHDRQPALQRAAELAGRTGAKLHLLQVEYHPSLEGGLLDSHLLARARDAMREERHAELTARVADLREAGLDIEVEVRWGKRRHEEVLARIAVLQPDVVFKSTHPSSALRRLLLSDTSWQLIRRCPVPLWLVHEGPWRGRRLCAALDPLHSADKPAALDHQLIGVSLELQRQLGLQPHYLHSLAPLPRSLLFDAEVAQEYDNYVAQCAREHRDAFDKLIAQYPIAPAQTHLLEGFAEEVIPRFVQEQAIDLLLMGAIARGHLDSLLIGHTAERVLERIECDLLVIKPNGKG